Below is a genomic region from Micropterus dolomieu isolate WLL.071019.BEF.003 ecotype Adirondacks linkage group LG08, ASM2129224v1, whole genome shotgun sequence.
ACAGACGGCCTCGCGAGCTTCTCCCGTGCGTTGCCACAGGCCCCCGCCgtcacttgcggagctcctcaactccgaaaaccttcaagcacatttttgttccgccatcacttctcgtaaaactttcaatatttaaaatctacacagttgatttctcacctcaaaacttctcagaagtggatttagtgatgaaataaagtaCGACAATTGACAAAAaactgttgctggcctctgtctggcgcgcgcaatgatgatgcagtgaatagtgacgattctctctgaccaatcagcagtctgcttttacgtcacattttagtatcgcctcagctcgcttggaacttcgacggaggtgatacgaaaaaaagtacctggaagcaggtacagatacaacatttctacaatgcaAAACCAAACAAGTCGAGCTGGTAgtctgcagtggaaaaggggctatacATGACATGGATGCAGTACTGCATGTAGAGGTTGTACTTGGCAGGAACATGCTGACTTTATGCTGCCATCTAATGGTCATCAATTGTACTGCACCCAGCAGGCAGTCTTTGTTATGACCTCCAGTTTCTGAATGAGGACAAAGGGCTcatattttctcctttttgctTCTCCATACTTCTCCCCTTAGAGTGACAACACATAATGTACAGATTTCGAGTTCATCAGTTACATCAGTTTGcattaaataattgtgatgacaaaacaaacagataaatactaagtaaaataattattttatatatatatatatatatagatatatataaataaaataattattttatatatatatatatatataaattagaAACAATGTAATACATTAAAGATAACTGAATTGGAACAAATGTCTTTGGGAAAATATGACATTCAAAGATAGTATTGAGTAAAAGCACAAAATGGATCAACATCATGGGAGTTAAGCTTTATGAATAAATTCTACATATTATACCCTGAAGACGGACAGAATATAACAAACCTCTGAGTGTTACTAACCTAGCCAAATCAAGGTCACCAATGGCAGCATAACctctttttttatgtgaaataaatatatatatactaactaaaatcaacacaacacacataaaatgttatccattttaaaatgagtgttttattgtttttatttttgtataaaaaCCTTTTTGTCCATTTTAGGCAACAGTTAGCATGAGAGTGGTTCTCACAGCTTTTAGATGAAGTCTAAACATATCTGTCTTTTCAACAATCACGCGCCCCTTtcatacagagaaacacacaatcACATAGTGTAGTGAAGTTGATTTGATGCAGTGGTCCCAAATCTATGTCTATTAGTAGAAAGCCAAAGACAAAAGCTCAACAATAGGCAGCTTGTAATCATCATCACTTCAAAGATGGTGCTATGTCAGGCAAGTCACGCGAACACAAAGGGCCACAATAAATTCACAGCCTCACAATAACTACAGGAGACTGCTGTTAAAATCTGATGGATGAAAGCGTCATTTAATTAGGTTTGGAACCACTGCTTTGGTGCAACTcttaaacagatttatataaaGACAATTTCAAACAAAAGGCAAAGAAATAGATCAGACATCTCATACACAGCAGCACATCCTGTGTTACCAAAAGCAACAGCTGTGAttttaggcaacaaaacaaaggactgaTTTTGTGTAAGAAGAGTCGGCACACTTACGCAGATCAGTATTAATGAGACATAgcttaaaaaagacatttaaagaccAGAAATGTTATACAATTGCATTTACATACTCAATGACAAAACACCTCATTCCAGAATCGCCACGTCAATGATTTGCAGTGCAGTAGCTATTGCGTCCTATGAGAGGCTCTCCAACAATTTTTAAGTCTTACATCAGTCATCGAGAAACATCTCCTTGAAATCACATTTCTCATGATGGTTGGGAGAAATCAGTGAATGTTAAATCTGTAACATCAGCACCTTTCAGGAATAAAATATGACCCTCACTAATATACCCCCCTCCCGTTTCAtagtacagtacatacacatgtacatgcacacacagatgcgTGCATGACTTTCTCTCTCGCATAGACACACAAATGTGAAgtatcatacatacatacacacatactgtacagattGAACATAACATCTACAAATTCAGGTTGTTGTCAATGTGTTTCATAAATTAGTAACATCACATCATTTTACTTTCAACAGCACAGGCTGTTATTTTCTTTGACTCTTTAAATGCTCTTTTCTTCATATGAAATTTGACTTGATACAGAATCATCTCTTCCTTACAGTATAACTCATTATAAGATGGTATGAGTGAGAAGATCTATTCTGGCATTTCATCACAACATGACATGACTGACTACATGGTGTTACAGTGTAGCAGTATGAAGGAAATAACATTTCCTTTCActccccccccaccaccaccaccaccaccaccactgtgAGGACTTCAAACCAACAGCATCTAattcacaaaaaacacattactcAAAGAAATAATAAGTAATATCATAGGCATTGTAACTACAGGTAAACTAGGTTTTTGTTGACAAATTGATTGCATTTGCACAAGCAGCCCTAGTGAGCAAGAGCAACAACTAAGGCCAGTGCTAGTCTGCTGCTCAGTGTTGGTTTACCTTCATAACAGCAGAGCCCCAACACTCGCTGCCCTCAGTTCACAATGTGCATACAGATCAAAAAAGCAGCAACCCCATCTATGTCTTGCACTTTGCAAatgcatatacagtacacaaaaaCAAGTATTTCCAGGATTATTAGGTCTATTTTCAGCGGAAGATACTATCAGAGGCCGTCATTTGGCTTGACTACAGCACATGTTTGCTGTAATGGAAAGTGAGCCAGCAAGTATCTTAACACACCAGCTTCTTGCGCACTGCAAAACAATTTGTGTTTAGTTTTGATAACTTAATACATCACCAAACAAAAGGCTTTTGTCAGCATTCacactttgtgttttctgtttgctgCGTTGGAAATTAACAAAGCACTACTTGCTGTACTCTCTCATCGACAAATGACTTCTACTCGCAAGTGTTTTTACGTTTTCCCATTAAGGCCGCATTCATCACCCCCAACAGAATTACATACAATGTTGCCTTGTAACTGCATCCATATTACTTCTGGGGAGTGATCAGTATGTGCTTTCAGcaccccccaccctccccccaCTCATGTATTGTAATAGTCAAGCTTATTCTCAACATAATTCAACGACAGTCACTTCAAGAGATTGCAACCTGTAATCATTCTTGATTATAGCAGtgataaatgtgaaatgtgtaattttttCATCTTAGATGAAGCTATTGTGCAAAATAtctgcagagaagctaaaactaGACTTCAGGAGGCGGTGGATCTACTTCTCCCTCCAAGCGGGACGCCCGTTGGCAGTGCTCTTCAGGGAGACTCTGCTGGAGACTCAAGGGCCTCTCCTTCACTACTTCCACACGTTCCTCTGAGCACAGAATTACATCGGTCAAACACTTGCCCAAATTCTGCCTGCCGGTGATCTCTTCAGGCTTAtcatccttcctctcctctcctccttcttgtTTTGTCTCCACACATTCGCCTCCTCTTGAATCTTGTTCTCTCACCAAGCGCTCCTCCTGTTCAGCCTCTTCTGCTCTGGGCAGGTTCTCAAAGGATTCAGGCTCTATGGGACTGAGCTGATAGTAGAGCAGAGAAGTGGAGTCTTTGAGGAGGTCAGAGGGGCTCTCCTCTTGGTTATCAGTGATGCACAGGACCGTGGCCCCCGTGGGGAACGGCCCCTGCAGTAGGACCTGCTCCACACCTGACACCTCAGCCTGTTCGGGCAGCTCCCCTCCCAAGGCACTGGGCATGAGGCAGAGAGGTTGCTCTGTCAGACCTCCTGTGCCCAGCTCCTGCTGCACTGCTTCCCCTTctgcctcctccctctccctcctctcctgctcctctgCACTCTGCAGGTGCAACACAGCTGTCTCATTCTCACGCTCCAGAATGTCCTGCTCTGCCAGGAGATCTTGAACTTCCACCACTGTCTGCACCTCACTCTCCTCCAGCTCAGAATCCAGGCCAGTGGCTGAGGATAGGTCCGGAGAAGTGGGGCAagtggaggagggggaggacaACTGGTCAGATTCAGCATACTGGTCCCCAGACCCTTGTATAAgcatcctcctcttctccagGTCCAGCTTCATGATGGTGTGCAGGTAGTGAGTTCTGACACGTAGAGGGTTGAACTCGATGCGGCCCGCTCCATTGCCGCAACCATCCCTAGAGCAGCCACATGGGAATGACATTCGATCCACCTGGGGATGAAAGCAGTGGTAATTTCTGTTTCAACAGGAAAGGTTAGACACATGGATTTTGCTGACTCATTTACACGAGTATTATTTAAGTTATATGCGAGTTCACCATTGTGCAAAGTAGAAAGACAGATGACGCAGTACATGCCAAGATAAGTACATCACTAAAATAATGGCAACCAAGACAATATCTGGTTACTGTGTAATACGTCAAGTAGAGATAGAGTTGTACTTCCTcctaaaactaaaatgaaatgaaaatataaccaaaaaagagaaagataaTTCATAATGTTTAACATTGCAATTTCTAACCTATAACATTGACAGTATTAGTGCTGCAATTAAAAATTACCTTCAACGTTGATTCATATTttttctattaaccataaatcAATCCTAGATGCAGACGTCATcacgtcttgttttgtctgaccaaaaaCCCAAAATATAAGATGTAAAAGGTAAAAGCAGGAAATCCTCACATCCacttttgagaagctggaacattAGAACATTTAAACTattgaattaatttattatcaaaatagttgccaattcattttctgttaaaCTAACTACTCGACTAATCACTGTAGCTCGAAATAATTCATGCACAGAGATACAGCCTTTAATGTTTATACagtttcttttaaaacaaacattaaattatAACTTTAAATTCTATTTGTACATGGGAACCATGGAACAACATGCACATGAACATATGCAGAAATTTTCTATATGCATCAATATGCTTTGACAATTTTGTTTATCATCTTTAATTTCAGTAAATTGAAATGAGATTAAAGGAGTTACTAGAAAATACAGTACCTACACTGGGACACTGGATTTCAACAAAtggaagacaaagacagagaccGTTTTCAAGTGCCAGCTAGCAGAATAAAACAGCAGAAGTGCTGCAGGAACACAATGAATCTATGCTATCATATTTTCAAACAATAGGGATAGTTTCACTGGAATACCTGAACATGTTTATTGCTGCCTTAGATACTGAATTGAACTGTGGTtgacattccacaggccaccaaatatttgcttaaaatgaaatgaataggcctttttcacagcagacattttgacttgttttagtAGGAATACACCCAATATCACAATAcaaggaccctgaaactgaggcAGCTAATTGGAATTTGGCTATCACAACTGTATTATTTCCACCTGTGCTTTCCCTACTGTCAGTGTCAAAAGACTTAAATTGCACATATGActtcaaattaaaaatgattCATGTTTGGTAAACAGCACACATTTTATTGAGCAGTGAAGACAGACTCATCCGAGTCTCAGCAAACTGCACAGTGAACTGCACACTGTTCTTTCTGCACATGTACACAGAGAGGCCAGCAACCCTTACCTGGCACTTAATACCAGCCTGGCTGCAGCCGCAGTGGCGAGGGTCACAATATAAGCGGCAGTCGCAGCCGCATTCCTCACGCGAGAGGCGGATAGCTCTGAGTTCAGCTTTCTCCCTGGCATCTATGCGGGCGATGCCCGAGGCTCGCAGGAGGGCTCGACGACGCTTTGTGGGCAGCGGCTGAAGGAAGAAACAATCATCCACCTCCACCCCGTCCACATCGAGGTCCTCATCCGATACATCCTCCAGAGTTAGCAGGTCTGCCTGGGCGCACTCCACTGTGCCGTTCCTTGTCAGCTGTGGATGACAGTTAGTGTAGCTGTGAGCTGCAGACAATAAGAGACAGATTCCCCATTTAAAGCTCAAGTACATAATAATCATCCTAAACACTGATCAAATACAGCTGTATCTGTAGCTCAATCATTTCATTCTACAACTTTTAAATGGACAATGTTGGGAAAGCACTCAGATCCTTTTTTAAGcaaaagtaccaatacaacaatgtaaaaatacttaattaaaagtaaaagccCTGCAATCAAAACCCAacttaagaaaaaataaacaagtatTATCACCAAACGTTCTGCAGAAAATTGGCCCCGGTAACTGACATATTATTAATACAtacattgtttcatttttcttttcaattgtACTGTTGTAACTGGAGTTGCGCCCTCTCACAGGATAAATCTGGGGGGTCATGAGATGAGTAATGGGATGAAATAAACGTTCTGCTCCACACATAGGTATTAATTTCTTTTCTGATGAATATTTGACCATTTTACTTCTTTGAGCctcaaacaattatttaaataaaaccatttgAGAAGTCTTTAGTGGACCTGCTAGCAACTCATAGGCATATGAAATGTGACAAGGGGCCCCAGCTACAGACAGTTTTTTGTAATTGGCCACAAGTGAAAAAGACTTGGTAATGTacaaatcttaatctgaaaaaaaaacagtaacttCAGATGTCAAATAAACTgaatggagtaaaaagtacaacattttcCCTTTGGACTGTAGTGGAATAGatgtataaagtagcataaaatgaaaagtaaatgtactttgcaCTTTGTAAATGTTACTTTTCACTACTGCGAATTGAGaaatcatcttttttttaaaactatattCTAAATGTCAACTCAAATTAACCAAGGGTGcacaacatatttttatgcTTGACCCAAAACAAGGCACCTTGGAACACAAGGTGATATACTTCAACTCATCCCTTTAATCCACTGATCCAGACACTCCTACCTTCATCTTGCGGGCATTGAGCTTCTCTTGGCGCAGATGCTGGCGTAAAGTGTGTCGGTGACTCGTTTCCTGTTCTCGGGCAAACTCGCCCAGTGTGTAGTGTCTGATGGAGGAGTGGTGACGTGCCATGCCCAGGGAGCTGCCCCCTTGGCTGGGCACGCTGGTGAATCCCTGCCGCCGGGGGAAGTAATACACTGTCACCACATCAAAACGCACCCGTTTCCCCCCTGGTGACGGCTTGTGCTGTCGGAGGATGGAGGTGGCTGAAGTGGCAAGAAGGGGAGAGATTTGGAATGCAATGTTATATATGAGTAATTAAATGCTTTTGCTTATTAACTGTTTGAGTGGGTTTTAGAGTGTATTGCCTTTAACGTGTGTCTCCTGTTGTTCCTTACGGGTAAATGCAGTGCTTGATGGGGGGTTAAGGCTGTCACAGCTGTCAGCGCTGTCACTGCTGGAGATGTCATCGTCAGAGTCCTTGGGTGTAGAGAATGGAGAGCTGTTGTCCACCTCTTCATATCTTCGTTTGAGACTGAGGGACGAACCTGCCTCCATGGAAACTCGGTGTCTGAGGATCACAGAGCAGCATGTCGAGCCACAGACAACAGACTAGGCACCAGTCAATGCGGAGCAAAAGATGTGAGAAAGTGGATTCTTTTGTGGAAATTTGCAA
It encodes:
- the csrnp2 gene encoding cysteine/serine-rich nuclear protein 2 isoform X2; this translates as MEAGSSLSLKRRYEEVDNSSPFSTPKDSDDDISSSDSADSCDSLNPPSSTAFTPTSILRQHKPSPGGKRVRFDVVTVYYFPRRQGFTSVPSQGGSSLGMARHHSSIRHYTLGEFAREQETSHRHTLRQHLRQEKLNARKMKLTRNGTVECAQADLLTLEDVSDEDLDVDGVEVDDCFFLQPLPTKRRRALLRASGIARIDAREKAELRAIRLSREECGCDCRLYCDPRHCGCSQAGIKCQVDRMSFPCGCSRDGCGNGAGRIEFNPLRVRTHYLHTIMKLDLEKRRMLIQGSGDQYAESDQLSSPSSTCPTSPDLSSATGLDSELEESEVQTVVEVQDLLAEQDILERENETAVLHLQSAEEQERREREEAEGEAVQQELGTGGLTEQPLCLMPSALGGELPEQAEVSGVEQVLLQGPFPTGATVLCITDNQEESPSDLLKDSTSLLYYQLSPIEPESFENLPRAEEAEQEERLVREQDSRGGECVETKQEGGEERKDDKPEEITGRQNLGKCLTDVILCSEERVEVVKERPLSLQQSLPEEHCQRASRLEGEVDPPPPEV
- the csrnp2 gene encoding cysteine/serine-rich nuclear protein 2 isoform X1; the encoded protein is MEAGSSLSLKRRYEEVDNSSPFSTPKDSDDDISSSDSADSCDSLNPPSSTAFTRKEQQETHVKATSILRQHKPSPGGKRVRFDVVTVYYFPRRQGFTSVPSQGGSSLGMARHHSSIRHYTLGEFAREQETSHRHTLRQHLRQEKLNARKMKLTRNGTVECAQADLLTLEDVSDEDLDVDGVEVDDCFFLQPLPTKRRRALLRASGIARIDAREKAELRAIRLSREECGCDCRLYCDPRHCGCSQAGIKCQVDRMSFPCGCSRDGCGNGAGRIEFNPLRVRTHYLHTIMKLDLEKRRMLIQGSGDQYAESDQLSSPSSTCPTSPDLSSATGLDSELEESEVQTVVEVQDLLAEQDILERENETAVLHLQSAEEQERREREEAEGEAVQQELGTGGLTEQPLCLMPSALGGELPEQAEVSGVEQVLLQGPFPTGATVLCITDNQEESPSDLLKDSTSLLYYQLSPIEPESFENLPRAEEAEQEERLVREQDSRGGECVETKQEGGEERKDDKPEEITGRQNLGKCLTDVILCSEERVEVVKERPLSLQQSLPEEHCQRASRLEGEVDPPPPEV